CATTTTCATCCTCATTTTTTCTTACATATTTAgacttaatataaatattaaaaactaCAACTTAtcttatacatattattatatcttatttcctatatatatttaaaacaattctttaaaataataaatgttatcaaattataaaaaaatattcaaaattaaatgcaatataacacttaacccgaatatggggtCCACAAAAACAAACTCAATcctgacccacaacataaaaattatataaaaattatacaaaaaaagtataaaaatgttataactatatatatataacattatatattattggttATATTAATTACTATAGACCCAATAATTATGTTCAAAAATTAtggtaaaaaattattttcaaatagacagtttcttaaaatatattaatcattattactattcccgAAATAGTCAATACTCTTTGAATcacatattaatgatcagttttcttctttatttttttagcatttttcttaaatgtttttgaactcttttccgaaatccaaataatgaatactaatataaaatgttaagaaacgtatgatttttttgttaacgtttacatatatataatgaaaataattttttaattccttattatttaccttataagaaattcctaaaaaaattgatattgCAGCAAATATCGACACaactggaattaatttgcttACTATCGACGAATTTGATGTAACTTCAGAAATATGTCCAGTTTCTCCAGATTGTTCAGTTAGTTCATTTCCTTCAGGTAGTTCATATCCTTCAGCTAGTCCATATCCTTCAGCTAGTCCATATCCTTCAGCTAGTCCATATCCTTCAGCTAGTCCATATCCTTCAGCTAGTCCATATTCTTTAGCTAGTTCAGCACCTGCAGGATATGTTTGTTTAATTGTTTCTGTAGTGTCTTTATGTTTTCTTTCTTGAGCACTTTTACAttcctttttaaaattataataatcagCTAATAAAGTAGACGATAGTTGACGGTATGaatctttattattaatataagaaTCATTGTTAagttcataatatttatttaaaaattcattattatcttcCGAATATTTCTCGcaatcattattttcatcatcaagttcattatacatttcacataatgatttaaatgctttataaaatttagatacaATATCACTATTCATATGCAACAAATAATTTCTTGCATTTATAAGACCcttataattatcataatcagttAATTCACTTATTTGCATCTTATACTTATCacaactatttatatatgtactataaaaatcatttatattcttgttttttttagtttCGCCCAGGTTTAACAt
This sequence is a window from Plasmodium yoelii strain 17X genome assembly, chromosome: 1. Protein-coding genes within it:
- a CDS encoding PIR protein — protein: MNKEVCIRFKNVREWIPDELDSSGNYQFKDYKFLNNDCNHNNFLNNYSCNNFQSDLGRISAGCLYLLDQLYKDCGVTPSPARNNINIVDYILIWLSYMLNLGETKKNKNINDFYSTYINSCDKYKMQISELTDYDNYKGLINARNYLLHMNSDIVSKFYKAFKSLCEMYNELDDENNDCEKYSEDNNEFLNKYYELNNDSYINNKDSYRQLSSTLLADYYNFKKECKSAQERKHKDTTETIKQTYPAGAELAKEYGLAEGYGLAEGYGLAEGYGLAEGYGLAEGYELPEGNELTEQSGETGHISEVTSNSSIVSKLIPVVSIFAAISIFLGISYKYSLFGFRKRVQKHLRKMLKK